From a single Prionailurus bengalensis isolate Pbe53 chromosome A1, Fcat_Pben_1.1_paternal_pri, whole genome shotgun sequence genomic region:
- the GFPT2 gene encoding glutamine--fructose-6-phosphate aminotransferase [isomerizing] 2, whose amino-acid sequence MCGIFAYMNYRVPRTRKEIFETLIKGLQRLEYRGYDSAGVAIDGNNNEVKERHIQLVKKRGNVKALDEELYKQDSMDLKVEFETHFGIAHTRWATHGVPNAVNSHPQRSDKGNEFVVIHNGIITNYKDLRKFLESKGYEFESETDTETIAKLIKYVFDNRETEDITFSTLVERVIQQLEGAFALVFKSIHYPGEAVATRRGSPLLIGVRSKYKLSTEQIPILYRTRNFENVKKICKTRMKRLDSSTCLHAVGDKAVEFFFASDASAIIEHTNRVIFLEDDDIAAVADGKLSIHRVKRSASDDPSRAIQTLQMELQQIMKGNFSAFMQKEIFEQPESVFNTMRGRVNFETNTVLLGGLKDHLKEIRRCRRLIVIGCGTSYHAAVATRQVLEELTELPVMVELASDFLDRNTPVFRDDVCFFISQSGETADTLLALRYCKDRGALTVGVTNTVGSSISRETDCGVHINAGPEIGVASTKAYTSQFISLVMFGLMMSEDRISLQNRRREIIHGLQSLPGLIKEVLSLDEKIHDLALELYTQRSLLVMGRGYNYATCLEGALKIKEITYMHSEGILAGELKHGPLALIDKQMPVIMVIMKDPCFAKCQNALQQVTARQGRPIILCSRDDTESSKFAYKTIELPHTVDCLQGILSVIPLQLLSFHLAVLRGYDVDFPRNLAKSVTVE is encoded by the exons GAATCTTCGCCTACATGAACTACAGAGTCCCCCGGACGAGGAAGGAGATTTTCGAAACCCTCATCAAGGGCCTGCAGAGGCTTGAGTACAGAGGCTATGACTCGGCAG GTGTGGCAATCGATGGAAATAATAAcgaagtcaaagaaagacatatCCAGCTGgtcaagaaaagaggaaatgtcaAGGCTCTTGATGAAGAACTTTACA AACAAGACAGCATGGACTTGAAGGTGGAGTTTGAGACCCACTTTGGCATTGCCCACACGCGCTGGGCTACCCATGGGGTCCCCAATGCTGTCAACAGCCATCCACAGCGCTCAGACAAAGGCAACG AATTTGTTGTCATCCATAATGGGATCATCACAAATTACAAAGACCTAAGGAAATTTCTG GAAAGCAAAGGCTATGAGTTTGAgtcagaaacagacacagagaccatcGCCAAGCTGATTAAATATGTGTTTGACAACAGAGAAACTGAGGACATTACGTTTTCAACACTGGTCGAAAGAGTCATTCAGCAGCTG GAAGGTGCATTCGCGTTGGTTTTCAAGAGCATCCACTACCCGGGAGAAGCTGTTGCGACCAG GAGAGGCAGCCCCCTCCTCATTGGAGTGCGCAGCAAATACAAGCTTTCCACGGAACAGATCCCCATCTTGTACAGGACAC GCAATTTCGAGAACGTAAAGAAGATCTGCAAAACAAGAATGAAGAGGCTGGACAGCTCAACCTGCCTTCATGCCGTGGGCGATAAAGCAGTGGAATTCTTCTTTGCTTCTGACGCAAG TGCTATCATAGAACACACCAACCGAGTCATCTTCCTCGAGGATGACGACATCGCCGCAGTGGCTGATGGGAAGCTCTCTATTCACCGGGTCAAGCGTTCAGCTAGTGATGACCCATCTCGAGCCATCCAGACCTTGCAGATGGAACTGCAGCAAATCATGAAAG GTAACTTCAGTGCATTTATGCAGAAGGAGATCTTCGAACAGCCAGAATCAGTTTTCAATACTATGAGAGGTCGGGTGAATTTTGAGACCAACACAG TGCTCCTGGGCGGCTTGAAGGATCACCTGAAGGAGATTCGACGATGCCGACGGCTCATCGTGATTGGCTGTGGAACCAGTTACCACGCAGCAGTGGCT ACACGGCAAGTTTTGGAGGAACTGACTGAGCTCCCTGTGATGGTTGAACTTGCCAGTGATTTTCTGGACAGGAACACACCTGTGTTCAGGGATGACGTTTGCTTTTTCATAAGCCAGTCAG GTGAGACCGCAGATACCCTCCTGGCATTGCGCTACTGTAAGGACCGTGGGGCCCTGACCGTGGGCGTCACCAACACCGTGGGCAGTTCCATCTCCCGAGAGACCGACTGCGGTGTCCACATCAACGCAGGACCAGAGATCGGCGTGGCCAGCACCAAG GCTTATACCAGTCAGTTCATCTCCCTGGTGATGTTTGGTTTGATGATGTCTGAAGACCGCATTTCACTGCAAAACAGAAGGCGAGAGATCATCCATGGTTTACAGTCTTTACCTG GGCTGATTAAGGAAGTGCTGTCGCTGGATGAGAAGATTCATGACCTGGCCCTGGAGCTCTACACCCAGAGGTCACTCCTGGTCATGGGACGGGGCTATAACTATGCCACATGCCTGGAAGGAGCCCTG AAAATTAAAGAGATAACCTACATGCACTCAGAAGGCATCCTGGCGGGGGAGCTGAAGCACGGACCCTTGGCACTGATTGACAAGCAGATGCCCGTCATCATGGTCATCATGAAGGACCCTTGCTTTGCCAAATGCCAGAATGCCCTGCAGCAGGTCACAGCCCGCCAG GGTCGGCCGATCATACTGTGCTCCAGGGACGACACTGAGAGTTCCAAGTTTGCATATAAAACGATCGAGCTGCCCCACACAGTGGACTGCCTCCAGGGTATCCTGAGTGTGATTCCGCTGCAGCTCCTGTCCTTCCACCTGGCTGTTCTCCGAGGATATGAC GTCGACTTCCCCAGAAATCTGGCCAAGTCTGTAACAGTGGAATAG